A region of Verrucomicrobiia bacterium DNA encodes the following proteins:
- a CDS encoding alpha/beta hydrolase, with product MASKTRMALSGFLLAGIFFHSLLSEGAETSSSSRSDLAYGQNESAGRFVELNGIKLYYETYGEGSPMLLIHGNGQSIFGLRHQINFFKTHYRVIVADSRGHGRTEMGSARLTYERMTEDFNALLDTLNLRQVHVLGWSDGGIIGLLLASKYPEKVDKLAVMGANLDPQGAYDWALSWVSRREREIDALAASGNSSNHWHIYRQRLDLLGKQPNILVEQLSKIAAPTLVMAADRDVIRGEHTLKIFNALPKAHLCIFPGATHMIPEQDPQVFNRTVEKFFRDPFSRPDTKQMFQ from the coding sequence ATGGCATCCAAAACCAGAATGGCTCTTTCAGGATTTCTGCTGGCGGGAATCTTCTTTCATTCATTGCTCTCGGAAGGCGCTGAAACATCGAGTTCATCGAGATCCGATTTGGCGTACGGGCAAAATGAGTCGGCTGGCCGCTTCGTCGAGCTGAACGGCATTAAGCTTTACTACGAGACTTACGGTGAAGGCAGTCCGATGCTTCTGATCCATGGAAATGGGCAAAGCATTTTCGGTCTGCGCCACCAAATCAACTTTTTCAAAACGCATTATCGAGTCATCGTGGCCGACAGCCGAGGACACGGCAGGACCGAGATGGGATCGGCCCGGCTGACGTACGAGCGGATGACGGAGGATTTCAATGCGCTGCTGGATACTCTCAACCTAAGGCAAGTGCATGTACTGGGATGGAGCGACGGAGGCATCATTGGACTTCTGCTGGCGAGCAAATATCCCGAGAAGGTTGACAAACTCGCCGTGATGGGCGCGAACCTGGATCCACAAGGCGCATATGATTGGGCGCTTTCATGGGTTTCAAGACGTGAAAGGGAGATCGACGCTCTGGCGGCCAGCGGCAACTCGTCGAATCATTGGCACATTTACCGGCAACGTTTAGACCTGCTGGGGAAGCAGCCGAACATCCTGGTCGAGCAACTAAGCAAGATTGCAGCACCAACTCTTGTGATGGCCGCCGACAGGGACGTTATTCGCGGTGAGCATACATTGAAGATTTTCAATGCACTACCCAAAGCACATCTGTGCATCTTCCCGGGAGCGACTCATATGATTCCAGAGCAAGATCCCCAAGTGTTCAACCGAACGGTGGAGAAATTCTTCCGAGATCCGTTTTCGCGTCCTGACACCAAGCAAATGTTCCAGTGA
- a CDS encoding SLC13 family permease, whose amino-acid sequence MTLLAIAAPTGLWPFAILAISVATIILLIAKFRVHAFLALIGAAFLAGFLTPEFSAAQINRLPAMLRADAQANSWIAAVELTAIEFGAAAGTIAISIGLASIIGLALLESGAADKVVRRCLAVFGEKRAAIALLISTYFLSIPIFFDTMFMLMAPLARALGLRTGRNYVLYLLAICVAGVLTHSLTVPHPGPLGMVDNLRVDAGFSILWGLIAGLLPCAAGYGVAVWINRRVIVPLREISGVTEKESKQVVEMPEEQLPSFFWSVLPVVLPIALITLASVFKVAQNAPAAVQALGGPEIFQPVAKSFLFLGNKNIAMLLGTAIALWVLARQRNLKLAALGELMGKPIETAGVIIVITAAGGAFGAMLRNAGVGDAIKSVSQGYQVNLVILSFFVAMTIRFAQGSATVAMLTTSAMMFEVIQGVELPYNVMYIFLSIGFGAFSISWMNDSGFWVVSRLSGMTERETLRTWTAACFATAIFGFIEVCLFSVLLPMK is encoded by the coding sequence ATGACGTTGCTCGCCATCGCCGCCCCGACCGGACTCTGGCCCTTCGCCATCCTGGCGATTTCCGTCGCCACGATCATCCTGCTGATTGCGAAGTTCCGTGTGCACGCCTTCCTGGCGCTGATTGGCGCCGCGTTTCTCGCAGGCTTTCTCACGCCGGAATTTTCGGCCGCTCAAATCAACCGGCTGCCTGCCATGCTGCGCGCCGATGCGCAGGCCAATTCCTGGATCGCAGCGGTGGAGCTGACGGCTATTGAATTTGGTGCCGCCGCGGGGACCATCGCCATCTCAATTGGATTGGCGTCCATCATAGGGCTGGCTCTGTTGGAAAGCGGCGCAGCAGACAAAGTGGTGCGGCGTTGCCTTGCGGTGTTCGGCGAGAAACGCGCGGCCATTGCGCTTCTGATTAGCACCTACTTTCTCTCAATTCCCATTTTCTTCGATACGATGTTCATGCTGATGGCCCCACTCGCGCGGGCGCTGGGACTGCGCACCGGCAGGAACTACGTTTTGTATTTGCTCGCGATCTGTGTCGCGGGCGTGCTGACCCATTCGCTGACTGTGCCGCATCCCGGGCCGCTGGGCATGGTCGATAATCTGCGCGTGGACGCCGGTTTTTCGATTTTGTGGGGATTGATCGCCGGACTCCTGCCTTGCGCGGCGGGGTATGGTGTCGCCGTATGGATCAACCGCAGGGTCATCGTTCCATTGCGTGAAATCTCCGGCGTCACAGAGAAGGAATCCAAACAAGTTGTGGAAATGCCAGAGGAGCAGTTGCCCTCGTTCTTTTGGAGCGTCCTGCCGGTGGTGCTGCCTATCGCACTGATCACGCTGGCATCCGTGTTCAAAGTTGCGCAAAACGCGCCGGCGGCAGTGCAGGCCCTTGGCGGACCAGAGATTTTTCAGCCGGTGGCCAAGTCATTCCTGTTTCTCGGCAACAAGAACATCGCAATGCTGCTGGGCACCGCGATCGCCCTTTGGGTGCTGGCCCGCCAGCGAAACCTGAAATTGGCTGCCTTGGGTGAGTTGATGGGAAAACCCATTGAAACGGCTGGCGTGATCATCGTGATCACTGCGGCGGGAGGAGCGTTCGGCGCGATGTTGCGTAATGCAGGCGTGGGCGATGCCATTAAGTCCGTCTCGCAAGGTTACCAGGTGAACCTCGTGATCCTGTCGTTTTTTGTGGCTATGACCATTCGCTTTGCGCAGGGATCGGCGACAGTCGCGATGTTGACCACTTCCGCCATGATGTTTGAGGTGATCCAAGGCGTTGAGCTGCCGTATAACGTCATGTACATTTTTCTCTCGATTGGGTTTGGAGCCTTCAGCATTTCATGGATGAATGACAGCGGGTTTTGGGTGGTGAGCCGGCTGTCTGGAATGACCGAACGCGAAACGCTCCGCACCTGGACGGCCGCTTGTTTCGCCACGGCAATCTTCGGCTTTATCGAAGTGTGCCTGTTTTCAGTGCTCCTGCCGATGAAGTAG
- a CDS encoding helix-turn-helix domain-containing protein: MSEYTVKTPQQLGAILAGYRKERNLTQVELGAKLGVAQTVVSLLEKDPQRASLARVFKLVSALELDLVVRPREAASKPSEW, translated from the coding sequence ATGTCGGAGTACACTGTCAAGACGCCTCAACAGTTGGGAGCAATCCTAGCGGGTTATCGAAAGGAACGAAACCTCACTCAGGTGGAACTGGGTGCCAAACTCGGGGTCGCTCAGACGGTTGTCTCATTGCTCGAAAAGGACCCGCAGCGGGCATCGCTGGCCCGTGTGTTCAAGCTGGTTTCCGCGCTGGAACTCGACTTGGTTGTGAGACCGCGCGAGGCAGCCTCCAAACCGTCTGAGTGGTAG
- a CDS encoding Gfo/Idh/MocA family oxidoreductase produces MPTSKFLNVAIVGCGGITLQNHVPGLSMCPDVKVVALCDADSAALERGRQQTGAAIISTQYEEILKRDDVHAVVIATPNITHAPIAMLAIANGKHVLCEKPLALNHADARAMADAADRANVRHMVAFTYRFVPAMRYLTHLVKRGDLGQPYHFRSCRLQDWGTRDLGWRQVKQLAGTGELGDMLSHRIDFAHLLAGPMQRLVANTKQWHPSRGGKPNDLDDWVAIIAEFQNGATGVLESSKLASGRNESWRSLDYVELNGSERSFVFITGEWNKLQTGKIGGPGLETIEIPREFWKTPGAPRDSTQGDPLVSFRYDQAWEFVDAIRNERPCVPSFHDGARALAVMDAAVKSASTRQWVDL; encoded by the coding sequence ATGCCAACGTCCAAATTCCTCAACGTCGCCATCGTTGGTTGTGGTGGAATCACCCTGCAGAATCATGTACCCGGCCTGTCCATGTGCCCGGACGTAAAAGTCGTGGCGCTGTGCGATGCGGACTCCGCTGCGCTGGAACGCGGACGTCAGCAAACCGGCGCAGCCATCATCAGCACGCAATACGAGGAAATCTTAAAGCGCGATGACGTTCACGCGGTGGTGATTGCAACGCCGAACATCACGCACGCGCCGATCGCCATGCTCGCGATTGCGAATGGCAAACATGTGCTTTGCGAGAAGCCGCTGGCTTTGAACCACGCAGACGCCCGGGCCATGGCAGACGCCGCTGATCGGGCGAACGTGCGGCACATGGTCGCATTTACGTATCGATTCGTGCCCGCAATGCGTTATCTCACGCATCTCGTCAAGCGCGGTGACCTCGGCCAGCCGTATCATTTCCGTTCGTGCCGGTTGCAGGATTGGGGCACGCGGGACCTGGGCTGGCGGCAAGTGAAACAACTCGCCGGCACAGGCGAGCTCGGCGACATGCTCAGCCACAGGATTGACTTCGCGCATCTGCTGGCCGGTCCGATGCAGCGGCTCGTCGCCAACACGAAACAGTGGCATCCATCGAGAGGCGGAAAGCCCAACGATCTGGATGATTGGGTCGCGATCATCGCGGAATTCCAGAACGGCGCGACGGGCGTTTTGGAAAGCAGCAAACTCGCGAGCGGCCGCAATGAAAGCTGGCGCAGTCTGGATTACGTCGAACTTAACGGCAGCGAACGATCGTTCGTTTTTATCACGGGCGAGTGGAACAAACTTCAAACCGGCAAGATTGGAGGACCCGGACTCGAGACCATAGAAATTCCGCGCGAGTTCTGGAAAACCCCTGGAGCACCGCGTGATTCGACGCAAGGCGATCCGCTGGTGTCGTTTCGTTACGACCAAGCGTGGGAATTCGTCGATGCCATTCGCAATGAGCGTCCATGCGTGCCGAGCTTTCACGACGGCGCGCGCGCATTGGCGGTCATGGATGCAGCGGTTAAATCTGCTTCAACACGGCAATGGGTGGATTTATGA
- a CDS encoding type II toxin-antitoxin system HipA family toxin, with protein sequence MGRSGTLRTLVVWMNGERVGEWRRPASGGQEFLYAETWLASPAARPLSLSMPLRPSKEPYRNNVAAFFENLLPDNRQILERIQRRFGVPSVNAFDLLSQIGRDCVGALQLLPEDQEPPNVKQITSKKLSSEQVAELLSQTVGNPLAGGMDSDEPLRISLAGAQEKTALLLRNGSWRLPTGSTPTTHILKLPLGVNPQGIDLSSSVENEWLCSEIVKGYGLPVAGCTIETFGEFKVLVVERFDRRLSSDRKWYMRLPQEDFCQACGIPPALKYENDGGPGILRIMEMLIGSEQAEQDRRQFMRAQVIFWLLAAIDGHAKNFSIFLLPGGSYRLTPCYDVLSAYPVMGHGRGKLAPEKIRMAMAVHGKNRHYRWKEIQARHWIETARRCGIAEMRSVIEEVITTTPQVIRHAQSQIPKGFPDLIADSVFDGLNAAAKQLRNDLAKP encoded by the coding sequence ATGGGAAGATCTGGCACATTGCGGACGCTGGTCGTCTGGATGAATGGGGAACGGGTTGGCGAATGGCGCCGGCCCGCCAGTGGAGGTCAGGAGTTTCTTTATGCTGAAACATGGCTTGCGTCGCCAGCTGCAAGACCGCTCTCGCTCTCGATGCCGCTTCGTCCCTCCAAAGAACCTTACCGGAACAACGTTGCCGCCTTCTTTGAAAATCTCCTGCCGGACAACCGACAAATCCTCGAACGGATTCAACGGCGCTTTGGCGTTCCCTCCGTGAACGCGTTTGATCTTCTGTCGCAGATCGGTCGCGACTGCGTCGGAGCACTCCAGCTCCTGCCAGAAGATCAGGAACCTCCCAACGTGAAGCAGATCACGTCGAAGAAACTTTCGTCCGAACAGGTCGCGGAACTCTTGAGTCAGACGGTCGGTAATCCATTGGCAGGCGGGATGGATTCTGATGAACCGTTGCGCATCTCCCTGGCAGGCGCTCAAGAGAAAACGGCGTTGTTACTCCGAAATGGTTCCTGGCGTCTGCCGACCGGCTCCACACCGACAACCCACATCCTGAAACTTCCTCTCGGCGTTAACCCTCAGGGGATTGATCTGTCCAGCTCGGTTGAAAACGAATGGCTCTGTTCCGAGATCGTGAAGGGCTACGGACTGCCGGTGGCCGGGTGCACGATCGAAACATTTGGTGAGTTCAAAGTGCTGGTGGTGGAGCGGTTCGACCGGAGGCTCTCATCGGATCGCAAATGGTATATGCGGTTGCCACAGGAGGATTTCTGTCAGGCCTGCGGAATTCCGCCGGCGCTAAAATATGAAAATGACGGCGGGCCTGGAATTCTGAGGATCATGGAGATGTTAATCGGATCCGAGCAGGCTGAACAGGACCGACGTCAGTTCATGCGCGCCCAGGTGATCTTTTGGCTGCTCGCGGCGATTGACGGTCACGCGAAAAATTTCAGCATCTTTCTACTTCCTGGCGGCTCGTACCGCCTGACCCCGTGTTACGACGTTCTCTCCGCGTATCCGGTGATGGGTCACGGTCGCGGCAAACTTGCTCCGGAAAAAATCAGAATGGCAATGGCTGTGCATGGAAAGAATCGGCACTACCGCTGGAAGGAGATTCAAGCCCGGCATTGGATCGAAACCGCAAGACGATGCGGCATCGCCGAAATGCGCTCCGTAATCGAGGAGGTCATCACCACTACGCCGCAGGTGATCCGGCATGCGCAATCGCAAATTCCAAAAGGTTTTCCTGACCTGATCGCTGATTCGGTGTTCGATGGACTGAACGCCGCCGCGAAGCAATTGAGGAACGATCTGGCGAAGCCTTGA
- a CDS encoding SDR family oxidoreductase produces MNKTAVITGGGSGVGRAVALKLASQGWRVVIVGRRRDMLQQTIELAGNRSPVITQHECDIGDAAAVASLGKAVLAECGDVHALINSAGTNAPRRSLEVLSLEDYHSMIGANLNGAYYCVQAFLPQMRARRNGTIINIVSEAGKQASPKAGPAYVMSKFGLAGLTQSINAEERANGIRACAIFPGDIDTPLLDKRPAPPEASARARMMRAEDVAECAVFCLNLPEHVVVEEMLVRPR; encoded by the coding sequence ATGAACAAGACAGCAGTCATCACAGGTGGCGGCAGCGGCGTCGGCCGCGCGGTCGCGCTGAAACTCGCAAGCCAGGGCTGGCGCGTCGTGATTGTGGGACGGCGCCGAGACATGCTTCAGCAAACGATTGAACTCGCGGGGAATCGCTCGCCTGTCATCACACAGCACGAATGCGACATCGGGGATGCTGCAGCGGTGGCATCGCTGGGAAAAGCTGTGCTCGCAGAGTGCGGAGACGTTCATGCCCTGATAAATTCCGCGGGGACCAATGCGCCCCGCCGCTCGCTCGAAGTCCTTTCGCTGGAAGATTATCACTCCATGATTGGGGCGAACCTTAATGGCGCTTACTACTGCGTGCAGGCGTTCCTGCCGCAAATGCGCGCGCGCAGGAACGGAACGATCATCAACATCGTGTCGGAAGCCGGCAAACAAGCGTCTCCGAAGGCGGGACCCGCCTACGTGATGAGCAAGTTTGGGCTGGCCGGCCTGACCCAAAGCATCAATGCAGAAGAACGCGCCAATGGCATTCGCGCGTGTGCGATTTTCCCGGGCGACATCGACACTCCGTTGCTGGACAAACGCCCTGCGCCACCCGAGGCCAGTGCGCGCGCGAGGATGATGCGCGCCGAAGACGTGGCGGAGTGCGCGGTGTTTTGCCTCAACCTGCCGGAACATGTCGTCGTGGAAGAGATGTTGGTTCGCCCGCGTTGA
- a CDS encoding DUF1294 domain-containing protein: MSILVTLGLLVLPAIAVVRSGLDFRWMVAYVPVISTFTYWMYARDKRRAENGEWRVPEARLRLLDLLGGWPGGFLAQRRLRHKCSKGSYQFVFWLIVLAWQFAAVDSLQNWKFSKAALNKVESISVHRM; this comes from the coding sequence ATGAGTATCCTGGTGACTCTGGGTCTACTGGTGCTGCCGGCAATCGCCGTAGTTCGCAGCGGCTTGGATTTCCGGTGGATGGTGGCGTATGTACCGGTAATCAGTACGTTCACTTATTGGATGTATGCACGCGACAAGCGCCGGGCAGAAAATGGTGAATGGCGCGTGCCCGAAGCGCGGCTGCGCCTTTTGGATTTGCTGGGTGGATGGCCAGGTGGTTTTCTCGCGCAGCGACGGTTGCGGCACAAATGCTCCAAGGGCAGTTACCAGTTTGTATTTTGGCTCATTGTACTGGCATGGCAGTTCGCAGCGGTTGATTCGCTCCAGAACTGGAAATTCTCCAAAGCTGCCCTGAACAAGGTCGAATCAATCTCGGTGCACCGGATGTAG